Proteins encoded by one window of Paraburkholderia terrae:
- a CDS encoding ligase-associated DNA damage response exonuclease encodes MSPQTDLIVARPEGLYCPPGDFHIDPWRPVERAVITHAHADHARFGHRRYLAAEPGALVLQSRLPGIALQTLAYGERITINGVDVSLHPAGHVLGSAQVRVEYRGEVWVASGDYKLDADPTCAPFEPVRCDTFITESTFGLPIYRWDAPQTVFDGIDSWWRHNAATGRASVLFCYSFGKAQHILAGVDSGIGPIFCHGAVDPLNRAYRAAGVALPPVRLVSEIPSKNKEAFRQALVIAPPSAQGSAWLRRFGEYSDAFASGWMRLRGTRRRRGVDRGFVLSDHADWPGLQTAIAATGAQRVIVTHGQVEPMVRWLREQGLEAGAFATEYGDDAIEADAAAASEGEPAMNADASTPDAS; translated from the coding sequence TTGAGCCCACAGACCGACCTGATAGTCGCGCGTCCCGAAGGCCTGTACTGCCCGCCAGGCGACTTCCATATCGATCCGTGGCGGCCCGTCGAGCGCGCGGTCATCACACATGCGCATGCCGATCACGCGCGCTTCGGGCATCGCCGTTATCTCGCCGCCGAACCCGGCGCGCTCGTGCTGCAGTCGCGGCTACCGGGCATCGCGTTGCAGACGCTCGCGTATGGCGAGCGCATCACGATCAACGGCGTCGACGTGTCGCTGCATCCGGCGGGACATGTGCTGGGCTCGGCGCAGGTGCGCGTGGAATATCGCGGCGAAGTGTGGGTCGCATCCGGCGACTACAAGCTCGACGCCGATCCCACTTGCGCGCCGTTCGAGCCCGTGCGCTGCGACACCTTCATCACCGAGTCCACCTTCGGCCTGCCCATCTACCGCTGGGACGCGCCGCAAACGGTGTTCGACGGCATCGACAGCTGGTGGCGTCACAACGCGGCCACGGGCCGCGCTTCCGTGCTGTTCTGCTATTCGTTCGGCAAGGCGCAGCATATTCTCGCGGGCGTCGATTCGGGCATCGGCCCGATCTTCTGTCACGGCGCCGTCGATCCGCTGAATCGCGCGTATCGCGCAGCGGGTGTTGCCCTGCCGCCCGTGCGCCTCGTCAGCGAGATTCCCTCGAAGAACAAAGAGGCCTTCCGACAGGCGCTCGTGATCGCGCCGCCGTCCGCGCAAGGCAGCGCATGGCTGCGGCGCTTCGGCGAATACAGCGACGCGTTCGCGTCGGGCTGGATGCGTCTGCGCGGCACGCGCCGGCGGCGCGGCGTCGATCGCGGCTTCGTGCTGTCCGATCATGCCGACTGGCCCGGCCTGCAAACGGCCATCGCCGCGACGGGCGCACAGCGCGTGATCGTCACACACGGACAGGTCGAACCGATGGTGCGCTGGCTGCGTGAGCAAGGCCTCGAAGCGGGCGCGTTCGCGACCGAGTATGGCGACGATGCAATCGAAGCGGATGCTGCAGCGGCCAGCGAGGGCGAACCTGCAATGAACGCCGACGCATCGACGCCCGACGCATCATGA
- the katE gene encoding catalase HPII, whose product MANKQRNQQPSAPAEDIKSKDLERSRVRPQNEALRTNQGVKIADNQNTLRAGPRGPSLLEDFIMREKITHFDHERIPERIVHARGSAAHGVFQVYEPMAEYTKAAFLQDPSVQTPVYVRFSTVQGPRGSADTVRDVRGFATKFYTSEGNYDLVGNNMPVFFIQDAIKFPDFVHAVKPEAPNEMPTGGSAHDTFWDFVSLVPEATHMVLWTMSDRAIPRSLRTMEGFGVHTFRFINAKGKMRLVKLHWRPVLGSYSLLWDEAQKLAGKDPDFHRRDLWEAIECGDYPEFELGVQIIEEKDQDSFGFDLLDPTKLVPEEIVPVKIIGKMTLNRNPDNFFAETEQVAFHPGHVVPGIDFSNDPLLQGRLFSYTDTQISRLGGPNFHEIPINRPVSPNINNQRDGMHRQTINVGQASYEPNSVSDAWPKETDPAAKDGGFESYAEPMEGTKIRVRSESFADHFSQAALFYQSMSDVEKEHIALAYQFELGKVTKPEIRARVVNEILANFDADLAATVAEGLGLPKPANGARAAGKQKPSPALSLLNRGVPGIKTRKIAVLAAPGSDGAAIKSVQAALKSQGATPLLVAPTLAPIDGMNPDATISGMPSIMFDGVVVVGGAQGTKALAQSGDARHFVLEAFRHLKAIAATGAGKDVLSAAHLPEKGDGVFIGDDGKVDALLKPFIEAVGQHRVWARRQMAETVPA is encoded by the coding sequence ATGGCAAACAAGCAGCGTAACCAGCAGCCTTCCGCGCCGGCGGAAGATATCAAGTCGAAGGATCTCGAACGCTCGCGCGTGCGTCCGCAAAACGAAGCGCTGCGCACGAACCAGGGCGTGAAGATCGCGGATAACCAGAACACGTTGCGCGCGGGTCCGCGCGGTCCGTCGTTGCTGGAAGATTTCATCATGCGTGAAAAGATCACGCACTTCGACCATGAGCGCATTCCGGAGCGCATCGTGCATGCGCGCGGTTCGGCGGCGCACGGCGTGTTTCAGGTCTACGAACCGATGGCCGAATACACCAAGGCAGCCTTTCTACAGGACCCGTCGGTGCAAACGCCCGTGTACGTGCGCTTTTCCACCGTGCAGGGCCCACGTGGTTCCGCCGATACCGTGCGCGACGTGCGCGGCTTCGCGACGAAGTTCTACACGTCGGAAGGCAATTACGACCTGGTCGGCAACAACATGCCCGTGTTCTTCATTCAGGATGCGATCAAGTTTCCCGACTTCGTACATGCCGTGAAGCCCGAAGCGCCGAACGAAATGCCGACGGGCGGCTCGGCGCACGACACCTTCTGGGACTTCGTGTCGCTTGTGCCTGAGGCTACGCACATGGTGTTGTGGACGATGTCGGACCGTGCGATCCCGCGCAGCCTGCGCACGATGGAAGGCTTCGGCGTCCACACGTTCCGCTTCATCAACGCGAAGGGCAAGATGCGGCTCGTGAAGCTGCACTGGCGGCCCGTGCTCGGCTCGTATTCGCTGCTGTGGGACGAAGCGCAAAAGCTCGCGGGCAAGGACCCGGATTTCCACCGGCGTGATTTGTGGGAAGCGATCGAGTGTGGCGACTATCCGGAGTTCGAGCTGGGCGTGCAGATCATCGAAGAAAAAGATCAGGATTCGTTCGGCTTCGATCTGCTCGACCCGACCAAGCTCGTGCCTGAGGAGATCGTGCCCGTGAAGATCATCGGCAAGATGACGTTGAACCGTAATCCGGACAACTTCTTCGCCGAAACCGAGCAGGTTGCTTTCCATCCGGGTCATGTCGTGCCGGGCATCGATTTCAGCAACGACCCGCTGCTGCAAGGGCGATTGTTCTCGTACACGGATACGCAGATCAGCCGGCTTGGCGGACCGAACTTCCACGAGATTCCCATCAATCGGCCCGTCAGCCCGAACATCAACAACCAGCGCGACGGCATGCACAGGCAGACGATCAACGTAGGCCAGGCCTCGTACGAGCCGAATTCGGTGAGCGACGCATGGCCCAAGGAAACCGATCCCGCTGCAAAGGATGGCGGTTTCGAAAGCTATGCCGAGCCAATGGAAGGCACGAAGATCCGCGTGCGCAGCGAATCGTTCGCCGATCATTTCTCACAGGCCGCGCTGTTCTATCAAAGCATGAGCGACGTCGAGAAAGAACATATCGCACTCGCGTATCAGTTCGAGCTGGGCAAGGTGACGAAGCCGGAGATTCGCGCGCGCGTGGTCAACGAGATTCTCGCGAACTTCGATGCGGATCTCGCCGCGACGGTGGCGGAGGGTCTCGGCCTGCCGAAGCCTGCCAACGGCGCGCGGGCAGCAGGCAAGCAAAAGCCTTCGCCAGCGTTGAGCCTGCTGAACCGCGGCGTGCCAGGCATCAAGACACGCAAGATCGCGGTGCTCGCCGCGCCGGGCAGCGACGGCGCCGCCATCAAGAGCGTGCAGGCGGCGCTGAAGTCGCAGGGCGCGACGCCGTTGCTGGTCGCGCCGACACTCGCGCCCATCGACGGCATGAACCCTGATGCGACGATCTCCGGCATGCCGTCGATCATGTTCGATGGCGTCGTGGTCGTAGGCGGCGCGCAGGGCACAAAGGCGCTCGCGCAATCGGGCGACGCGCGCCACTTCGTGCTCGAAGCGTTCCGGCATCTGAAGGCGATCGCGGCAACGGGCGCGGGCAAGGACGTATTGAGCGCGGCCCATCTGCCCGAGAAAGGCGATGGCGTGTTCATCGGTGACGACGGCAAGGTCGATGCGCTGTTGAAGCCGTTCATCGAAGCGGTGGGGCAGCATCGCGTATGGGCGCGTCGGCAGATGGCTGAGACCGTGCCTGCGTGA
- a CDS encoding class I SAM-dependent methyltransferase, with product MKSFDTEITDMTDQTPTPHVHHAASEGYTKGANTYAKGRPDYPPELAGWLKGDLALGPGKSAVDLGAGTGKFTPRLVETGASVIAVEPVAQMREKIAAALPQVDVRDGTAQRMPLDDASVDAVLCAQSFHWFATPAALAEIRRVLKPGGHLGLVWNVRDARVPWVERLDAIVNAREGDAPRYHTGEWRNVFPAEGFGDLEERHMPHGHTGPVEDVIVTRVHSTSFILALPPEEWAQVEREVRALIATEPALAAHDTVTVPYVTYAYRLKRIG from the coding sequence ATGAAGAGCTTCGATACTGAGATCACCGATATGACCGACCAAACGCCAACGCCACACGTACATCACGCCGCGTCGGAAGGCTACACGAAGGGCGCGAATACCTATGCGAAGGGCCGCCCAGACTATCCGCCGGAACTGGCAGGCTGGCTGAAAGGCGACCTGGCGCTCGGGCCGGGCAAGTCGGCCGTCGATCTCGGCGCGGGCACGGGCAAGTTCACGCCGCGTCTGGTCGAAACGGGCGCAAGCGTGATCGCCGTCGAACCCGTTGCGCAAATGCGCGAAAAAATCGCCGCTGCGCTGCCGCAAGTCGATGTGCGCGATGGCACTGCGCAGCGCATGCCGCTCGACGACGCATCCGTCGACGCCGTGCTATGTGCGCAGTCGTTTCACTGGTTCGCGACGCCCGCTGCGCTCGCCGAGATTCGCCGCGTGCTGAAACCGGGCGGCCATCTCGGGCTCGTGTGGAACGTGCGCGATGCGCGCGTGCCGTGGGTCGAGCGGCTCGACGCGATCGTCAATGCGCGCGAAGGCGATGCGCCGCGCTATCACACGGGCGAATGGCGCAACGTGTTCCCGGCCGAGGGTTTCGGTGATCTGGAAGAGCGGCACATGCCGCACGGGCACACGGGACCCGTCGAAGATGTGATCGTGACGCGCGTACACTCGACGAGCTTCATTCTCGCGTTGCCGCCCGAAGAATGGGCGCAAGTTGAGCGCGAGGTGCGCGCGCTGATCGCGACGGAGCCGGCGCTGGCCGCGCACGATACGGTAACCGTGCCTTATGTGACGTACGCGTATCGGTTGAAGCGAATCGGTTAG
- a CDS encoding LysR family transcriptional regulator yields MDLFMSMEAFVRAAEAQSFASAARQLGVAKSVVTSRVKQLEEHFGVPLFHRSTRAVRLSEIGETYYRECAELVNKVHDLSGRSAAQHESLSGTLNVHVLPGFALGHFSRALIEFREAHPRIEFVVTVNDRVIDPVQEGFDLALQIYPPASNLLVERRLFPVRGVLCAAPGYLKEEPVIETPLDLLRHDFARYSYYPWGDKWPLMKGNECFEIALNPVLKTNSVHLLLEFARAGAGVVYLPTMVAAADLLERRLERVLPDYAAPPLWLSAVYPASHRSTAKVKAFVDFLRGRYLREPQWDKALGIAPDDEDTKSVGEELADQ; encoded by the coding sequence ATGGATCTGTTCATGTCGATGGAAGCGTTCGTGCGGGCCGCCGAGGCCCAGAGCTTCGCGAGCGCCGCGCGCCAGCTGGGCGTGGCGAAATCCGTCGTCACGTCGCGCGTGAAGCAGCTCGAGGAGCACTTCGGCGTGCCGCTCTTTCATCGTTCGACGCGCGCGGTGCGTCTGTCGGAGATCGGCGAGACGTATTACCGGGAATGCGCCGAACTCGTCAACAAGGTCCACGATCTGTCCGGCCGCTCGGCCGCGCAGCACGAGTCGCTGTCGGGCACGCTCAATGTCCATGTGTTGCCGGGTTTCGCGCTCGGCCATTTCTCGCGCGCGCTGATCGAGTTTCGCGAGGCGCATCCGCGCATCGAGTTCGTCGTGACCGTCAACGACCGCGTGATCGACCCCGTGCAGGAAGGCTTCGATCTCGCGTTGCAGATCTATCCACCCGCGTCGAACCTGCTCGTCGAACGGCGGCTCTTTCCCGTGCGCGGCGTGCTGTGCGCAGCACCCGGCTACCTGAAGGAAGAGCCCGTGATCGAAACGCCGCTCGACCTGCTGCGGCATGATTTCGCGCGTTACTCGTACTACCCGTGGGGCGACAAGTGGCCGCTGATGAAGGGCAACGAGTGCTTCGAAATCGCGCTGAATCCGGTGCTGAAAACCAATAGCGTCCACTTGCTGCTCGAATTCGCGCGGGCGGGCGCGGGCGTCGTCTATTTGCCGACGATGGTCGCCGCCGCCGATCTGCTCGAACGCCGTCTGGAGCGCGTGCTGCCCGATTACGCTGCGCCGCCGCTGTGGCTGTCGGCCGTGTACCCCGCGTCGCATCGCTCGACGGCGAAGGTGAAGGCGTTCGTCGACTTCCTGCGCGGGCGTTATCTGCGCGAGCCGCAATGGGACAAGGCGCTCGGCATCGCACCCGACGATGAAGATACGAAGAGCGTCGGCGAAGAACTCGCCGACCAGTGA
- a CDS encoding ATP-dependent DNA ligase, with translation MKRFATLYTALDATTSTRDKLDALITYFHAAPPEDAAWASYFLAGGKPRQSVPTRLLTNIARTRAGLPEWLFEESYQAVGDLAETIAHVLPPAARTSELGLTQWIEERILTLRGASPDALRERLVAYWDELDWSGRFLLTKLIGGGFRVGVARQLVVRALADVAGVDHKLIAQRMVGWTDSSQPPDAARYLRLIAPAPSGDGSADAQTAQIRHESELGLPYPFFLAHPLQVDPATLGDPSSWFAEWKWDGIRAQVVKRDGRVWVWSRGEDLITDRFPEVVALGETLPDGTVLDGEILAWEPGALAPLPFARLQPRITRKSLTKRVLAESPATFLAYDLLEANGDDLRMQPLHERRARLDALGATLADTLAKDLLRVSPLVDAGDWNTLATMRDESRARGVEGLMLKERASMYGVGRTKASGTWWKWKIDPYAVDAVLIYAQHGHGRRASLYTDFTFAVWDEADGVRTLVPFAKAYSGLTDEEMREVDAIVRKTTVEKFGPVRSVTPTLVFELGFEGIQASPRHKSGVAVRFPRMLRWRTDKHIDDADTLATLKGFIDERERAR, from the coding sequence ATGAAGCGCTTCGCCACGCTCTATACCGCGCTCGACGCCACGACATCGACGCGCGACAAGCTCGATGCGCTGATCACCTATTTCCACGCCGCGCCGCCCGAAGACGCCGCGTGGGCGTCATATTTTCTGGCGGGCGGCAAGCCGCGCCAGTCGGTGCCGACGCGTCTGCTGACCAACATCGCGCGGACCCGCGCCGGCCTGCCCGAGTGGTTGTTCGAAGAGTCGTATCAGGCCGTCGGCGATCTCGCGGAGACCATCGCGCATGTCTTGCCGCCCGCCGCGCGCACGTCGGAGCTTGGCCTCACGCAGTGGATCGAGGAACGCATCCTGACGCTGCGCGGCGCGTCGCCGGACGCGCTGCGCGAACGGCTCGTCGCGTACTGGGACGAACTCGACTGGAGCGGCCGCTTTCTGTTGACGAAGCTGATCGGCGGCGGCTTTCGCGTCGGCGTGGCGCGGCAGCTCGTGGTGCGCGCGCTCGCCGATGTGGCGGGCGTCGATCACAAGCTGATCGCGCAGCGCATGGTCGGCTGGACCGATTCGAGCCAGCCGCCCGACGCCGCGCGCTATCTGCGCCTGATCGCGCCCGCGCCCTCCGGCGACGGAAGCGCTGATGCGCAAACCGCACAAATCCGCCATGAAAGCGAACTCGGCCTGCCCTATCCGTTCTTTCTTGCGCATCCGTTGCAGGTCGACCCCGCGACGCTCGGCGATCCGTCGTCGTGGTTCGCCGAATGGAAGTGGGACGGCATCCGCGCGCAAGTGGTGAAACGCGATGGCCGCGTGTGGGTATGGTCGCGCGGCGAAGACCTGATCACGGACCGCTTCCCGGAAGTCGTCGCGCTGGGCGAGACGCTGCCCGACGGCACCGTGCTCGACGGCGAAATACTCGCGTGGGAACCGGGCGCGCTCGCGCCGCTGCCATTCGCGCGGCTGCAACCGCGCATCACGCGCAAGTCGCTGACGAAGCGCGTGCTCGCCGAATCGCCCGCGACCTTTCTCGCGTACGACCTGCTCGAAGCGAACGGTGACGATCTGCGAATGCAACCGCTGCACGAGCGGCGCGCGCGGCTCGATGCACTGGGCGCGACGCTTGCGGACACGCTCGCGAAAGATCTGCTGCGCGTATCGCCGCTCGTCGACGCGGGCGACTGGAACACGCTTGCGACGATGCGCGACGAGAGCCGCGCACGCGGCGTCGAAGGTCTGATGCTGAAGGAGCGCGCGTCGATGTATGGCGTGGGGCGAACCAAGGCGTCGGGCACCTGGTGGAAGTGGAAGATCGACCCCTATGCCGTCGATGCCGTGCTGATCTACGCGCAACACGGCCACGGCCGACGCGCGAGCCTTTATACGGATTTCACGTTCGCCGTCTGGGACGAGGCCGACGGCGTGCGCACGCTCGTGCCCTTCGCGAAGGCATATTCAGGCCTCACCGACGAGGAGATGCGCGAGGTCGATGCCATCGTGCGCAAGACCACCGTCGAAAAGTTCGGCCCGGTGCGCAGTGTCACGCCAACGCTCGTGTTCGAACTCGGCTTCGAAGGCATTCAGGCGAGTCCGCGCCACAAGTCGGGCGTGGCCGTGCGCTTTCCCCGCATGCTGCGCTGGCGCACCGACAAGCACATCGACGACGCCGACACGCTCGCGACGCTCAAAGGTTTCATCGACGAACGCGAACGCGCACGTTGA
- a CDS encoding TetR/AcrR family transcriptional regulator, which yields MAGVRQFNEDDAFAHALDVFWRKGFRATSMLDLAEATGVQRGSLYNAYGDKEEIFMRVFERYAQRFVADARKALDKPDLHDALTSFFTFAIRSISQGTPTRGCLSTKTAVEIEPDSPRPREALQAMLDALEAALLSVLDTKEGRAQLTLPPQQAANLIVTTTRGIAVMERVYGDPKKLRQTAFALVDVLVRKH from the coding sequence ATGGCAGGAGTTCGTCAGTTCAATGAAGACGACGCTTTCGCGCACGCGCTGGACGTCTTCTGGCGCAAAGGCTTTCGCGCCACGTCGATGCTGGACCTCGCCGAAGCGACGGGCGTGCAGCGCGGCTCGCTGTACAACGCATACGGCGACAAGGAAGAGATCTTCATGCGCGTGTTCGAACGCTATGCGCAGCGTTTCGTCGCGGACGCGCGCAAGGCACTCGACAAGCCTGATCTGCATGACGCGCTGACCTCGTTCTTCACGTTCGCGATCCGCTCGATCTCGCAGGGCACGCCCACGCGCGGCTGTCTGTCGACGAAAACGGCCGTCGAGATCGAACCCGACTCGCCGCGTCCGCGCGAGGCGTTGCAGGCCATGCTCGATGCGCTCGAAGCGGCCCTGCTGAGCGTGCTCGACACGAAAGAAGGACGCGCGCAATTGACGCTGCCGCCACAGCAGGCGGCAAACCTGATCGTGACGACGACGCGCGGCATCGCGGTGATGGAACGCGTCTACGGCGATCCGAAGAAGCTCAGGCAGACAGCGTTCGCACTCGTCGACGTGCTGGTGCGCAAGCACTAA
- a CDS encoding DUF190 domain-containing protein, translating to MNGCQLTFFTERNRRHRHQTVCEWLLHEARGLGIRGATVVSCAQGVGHAGALHAAHALSLGDQPQQVILATTDAEADRLLEIVRAANVHVFFTRMPVEFGWIGGDEADGPDKHHGLFSRHGS from the coding sequence ATGAACGGCTGTCAATTGACTTTCTTCACTGAGCGCAACCGGCGGCACAGGCATCAGACCGTGTGCGAATGGCTGCTGCACGAGGCGCGCGGGCTTGGGATTCGCGGCGCGACGGTGGTGAGTTGCGCGCAGGGCGTTGGGCATGCGGGGGCTCTTCATGCTGCGCATGCGCTTTCGCTCGGCGACCAGCCGCAGCAGGTGATTCTCGCGACCACGGACGCTGAGGCGGATCGTCTGCTCGAGATTGTGCGTGCGGCGAATGTTCATGTGTTTTTTACTCGCATGCCGGTGGAGTTTGGGTGGATTGGCGGGGATGAGGCGGACGGGCCGGATAAGCATCACGGGTTGTTCAGCCGTCACGGGAGTTGA
- a CDS encoding MFS transporter, giving the protein MLLAIKAFIAPVIVACAMFMESVDANVIVTALPEMARAFGRDPVTLKIAVTSYVLGLGVFIPVCGWLADRFGARSVFRTAIGIFVVGSLACAASTSLATFTVARFIQGVGGAMMVPVGRIIIFRVVERSEYIRAMNYLSVPAMLGPAAGPLLGGFITTYLHWRLIFFINIPVGILGIWLTNKYIKNTREPHPGPLDWVGFVLSAGGASLFLLGLSLTDGELATGTTATVMTVIGAVMLGIYVLYARRVERPLLDLRFFRVPTFQASVLGGSLFRIGLGAVPFLLPLVLQEGLGMSAFESGLITCASAFGGMFMRTLAATVLRRWGFRTVLMYNAAYSGIAIAACGAFFPGTPTWLIWVIVLLGGFFPALQFTSLNSMTYAEIESRDVGRATSLGSVVQQISLGLGVTVAGIVLSITRAVHGHAALQWSDFWPAFVVVGLCSFASILVTRRLSANAGDEIVRGKREVTTK; this is encoded by the coding sequence GTGCTGCTTGCCATCAAGGCTTTTATCGCTCCCGTCATCGTCGCCTGCGCGATGTTCATGGAGAGCGTCGATGCGAATGTCATCGTCACTGCGCTGCCTGAAATGGCGCGCGCCTTCGGCCGGGACCCCGTCACGCTGAAAATCGCCGTCACCAGCTACGTGCTCGGGCTCGGCGTGTTCATTCCCGTCTGCGGATGGCTGGCCGACCGTTTCGGCGCGCGCTCGGTGTTCCGCACGGCAATCGGCATCTTCGTGGTCGGCTCGCTGGCGTGCGCGGCGTCGACATCACTCGCGACATTCACGGTCGCGCGCTTCATACAGGGCGTGGGCGGCGCGATGATGGTGCCCGTCGGACGGATCATCATCTTCCGCGTGGTGGAGCGTTCCGAGTACATACGCGCGATGAACTACCTGAGCGTGCCCGCGATGCTCGGACCCGCGGCGGGGCCGCTGCTAGGCGGCTTCATCACGACGTATCTGCATTGGCGGCTGATTTTCTTCATCAACATTCCCGTCGGCATTCTGGGCATCTGGCTCACCAACAAATACATCAAGAACACGCGCGAGCCGCATCCGGGTCCGCTCGACTGGGTGGGTTTCGTATTGTCGGCGGGCGGCGCGTCGCTGTTTCTGCTCGGGCTTTCGCTCACCGACGGCGAACTGGCTACGGGCACGACAGCCACCGTGATGACGGTGATCGGCGCTGTGATGCTTGGCATCTACGTGCTGTATGCGCGGCGTGTCGAACGTCCGTTGCTCGATTTGCGGTTTTTTCGCGTGCCGACGTTTCAGGCTAGCGTGCTGGGTGGATCGCTGTTTCGTATCGGGCTTGGTGCTGTGCCGTTTTTGCTGCCGCTTGTGCTGCAGGAAGGGCTTGGGATGAGCGCGTTCGAATCGGGGTTGATTACGTGTGCCTCGGCGTTTGGTGGCATGTTCATGCGGACGCTCGCTGCCACTGTCTTGCGGCGCTGGGGGTTTCGCACTGTGCTGATGTATAACGCGGCGTATTCGGGTATTGCCATTGCGGCGTGCGGTGCGTTTTTTCCTGGGACGCCGACTTGGTTGATCTGGGTCATCGTGCTGCTTGGTGGGTTCTTTCCTGCTTTGCAGTTTACGAGTTTGAACTCGATGACTTATGCGGAGATTGAAAGCCGTGATGTGGGTCGGGCGACTAGCCTCGGCAGTGTTGTGCAGCAGATTTCTCTTGGGCTTGGGGTTACCGTTGCGGGGATTGTTTTATCGATTACTCGCGCTGTGCATGGGCATGCTGCGCTGCAGTGGTCGGATTTCTGGCCCGCGTTTGTTGTGGTTGGGCTTTGTTCGTTTGCTTCGATTCTTGTTACCAGGAGGTTGTCGGCTAATGCTGGGGATGAGATTGTGAGGGGGAAGAGAGAGGTCACCACGAAGTAG
- a CDS encoding DUF190 domain-containing protein, with translation MQGSQLTVFAATTGPRKHHQTTVGWILDEARQAGIHGATVVEVSECVDVHGKYHAARFVELADQPVAITLAGESERVDALLDRLRQGSVPLFYTRCAVDYEVLGSGVP, from the coding sequence ATGCAAGGCAGCCAGCTCACCGTGTTCGCGGCCACGACCGGCCCGCGCAAGCACCATCAGACGACAGTCGGCTGGATACTCGACGAAGCGCGGCAAGCGGGCATCCATGGCGCGACGGTCGTCGAGGTCAGCGAATGCGTGGACGTGCATGGCAAATATCACGCGGCGCGCTTTGTCGAACTTGCCGATCAGCCTGTCGCCATCACGCTCGCGGGAGAAAGCGAGCGCGTCGATGCGCTGCTCGACCGCCTGCGGCAAGGCAGCGTGCCGCTCTTCTATACGCGCTGCGCCGTCGATTACGAGGTGCTCGGCAGCGGTGTCCCGTGA
- a CDS encoding DUF3564 family protein, giving the protein MRLSILINTSDPTVNHDYAVLWLDTINHAWTSQDRRGVELPSSGEVREDGHVMSLCARGSEAPLVTLYGVRVDRHGNVTSAQGQATWVSHSRPDAVAGFWRLQAVEREGSPSMRR; this is encoded by the coding sequence ATGCGTCTGTCGATTCTGATCAATACATCCGACCCGACCGTCAATCACGACTACGCGGTGTTGTGGCTCGACACGATCAACCACGCGTGGACGTCGCAGGATCGTCGCGGCGTCGAGTTGCCGTCGTCGGGCGAGGTGCGCGAGGACGGGCACGTCATGTCGCTGTGCGCGCGCGGCAGCGAAGCGCCGCTCGTCACGCTGTACGGCGTGCGCGTCGACCGGCATGGGAACGTGACGTCGGCACAAGGCCAGGCGACGTGGGTCTCGCACTCACGGCCCGACGCCGTCGCGGGCTTCTGGCGCTTGCAGGCCGTCGAGCGTGAGGGCTCGCCTTCGATGCGCCGTTAG
- a CDS encoding peroxidase-related enzyme — MPETTISRYPVPTPGEWPDDIRARILEVQAKAGFVPNVFLTLAHRPDEFRAFFAYHDALMLKEGGLTKGEREMIVVATSAVNNCLYCVVAHGAILRIYEKQPLLADQLAVNHRKADITPRQKAMLDFALKVCRDSASIIDEDFSTLRTHGFNDDDIWDITAITAFFGLSNRMANVISMRPNDEFYLMGRIPRE; from the coding sequence ATGCCAGAAACTACGATCAGCCGATACCCAGTCCCGACCCCGGGTGAATGGCCCGACGACATCCGCGCGCGGATACTGGAAGTCCAAGCCAAAGCGGGCTTCGTCCCAAACGTCTTCCTGACACTGGCCCACCGCCCGGACGAATTCCGTGCCTTCTTCGCCTACCACGACGCCCTGATGTTAAAAGAAGGCGGCCTCACCAAAGGCGAGCGCGAAATGATCGTAGTCGCAACGAGCGCCGTGAACAACTGCCTCTACTGCGTAGTAGCGCACGGCGCAATCCTTCGCATCTACGAAAAGCAACCGTTGCTAGCGGATCAACTAGCCGTGAATCACCGCAAAGCCGACATCACCCCACGCCAAAAAGCGATGCTAGATTTCGCGCTAAAGGTATGCCGCGACTCGGCATCCATCATCGACGAAGATTTCAGCACCCTGCGCACGCACGGCTTCAACGACGACGACATCTGGGACATCACAGCAATTACAGCATTCTTCGGCCTGTCGAACCGCATGGCCAACGTCATCTCGATGCGCCCCAACGACGAGTTCTATCTGATGGGCCGCATCCCGCGCGAATAG